Proteins encoded together in one uncultured Fibrobacter sp. window:
- the purD gene encoding phosphoribosylamine--glycine ligase: protein MNILVVGSGGREHAIALAVKKSPMCDTLVCAPGNPGMANLGKCVPVDVADPKAIADLAVAEHIDLAVIGPEIPLVAGVVDEFRRRGLRAFGPTAAAAALEGSKAFSKDIMKKYNVPTAAFETFTDLASAKKFLAEHPAPIVVKASGLAAGKGAIVCMTDKEANDAVEEMLGDKAVFGESGKTVVIEEFMDGEEASIFVVCDGKDYVILSSAQDHKRVFDGDKGPNTGGMGAYSPAPVVTDALLDEVKKTIIEPTLKGMAAEGKPYTGVLYVGIMVTAKGPKVVEYNCRLGDPECQIVLPLYDGDVLALFDAAEKGELAKLGAPKAPKGSSAIVVLASAGYPGSYEKGKVVTGIEEAEKNGAQVLHAGTKMVDGKLVTNGGRVFGVVGHGATLQEALNIAYAACEKVQFEGKFYRKDIGKKGLARLAK from the coding sequence ATGAATATTCTCGTTGTTGGTAGCGGTGGTCGTGAACATGCGATTGCCCTCGCTGTGAAGAAGTCGCCGATGTGCGACACTCTCGTGTGCGCTCCGGGCAACCCGGGCATGGCAAACCTCGGCAAGTGCGTGCCGGTGGATGTGGCTGACCCGAAGGCCATTGCCGACCTCGCCGTAGCAGAGCATATCGACCTCGCGGTCATCGGTCCCGAAATTCCGCTGGTCGCTGGCGTAGTGGATGAATTCCGCCGTCGCGGGCTGCGCGCTTTCGGCCCGACTGCGGCTGCCGCCGCGCTCGAAGGCTCCAAGGCCTTCAGCAAGGATATCATGAAGAAGTACAATGTGCCGACGGCAGCCTTCGAGACCTTCACCGATCTCGCCTCCGCCAAGAAGTTCCTCGCCGAACACCCGGCTCCGATCGTGGTGAAAGCGTCGGGCCTCGCTGCGGGCAAGGGCGCCATCGTCTGCATGACCGACAAGGAAGCGAACGACGCTGTCGAAGAAATGCTCGGCGACAAGGCGGTCTTCGGCGAATCCGGCAAGACGGTCGTAATCGAAGAATTCATGGACGGCGAAGAAGCCTCCATCTTCGTGGTTTGCGACGGCAAGGACTACGTGATTCTCTCCTCTGCCCAGGACCACAAGCGCGTCTTTGACGGCGACAAGGGCCCGAACACGGGTGGCATGGGCGCCTACAGCCCGGCTCCGGTGGTGACGGATGCTCTCCTCGACGAGGTGAAAAAGACGATTATCGAACCGACCCTCAAGGGCATGGCTGCCGAAGGCAAGCCTTACACGGGCGTGCTCTACGTGGGCATCATGGTGACTGCGAAGGGCCCGAAGGTCGTGGAATACAACTGCCGCCTCGGTGACCCCGAATGCCAGATTGTGCTCCCGCTCTATGACGGCGACGTGCTCGCGTTGTTCGATGCTGCCGAAAAGGGCGAACTCGCGAAACTCGGTGCCCCGAAGGCTCCGAAGGGCAGCTCCGCTATCGTCGTGCTTGCAAGCGCGGGCTATCCGGGTTCCTACGAAAAGGGCAAGGTTGTCACAGGCATCGAAGAAGCCGAAAAGAACGGCGCCCAGGTGCTCCATGCCGGTACCAAGATGGTCGACGGCAAGCTGGTCACGAACGGTGGCCGCGTGTTCGGCGTGGTGGGCCATGGTGCAACGCTCCAGGAAGCCTTGAACATCGCTTACGCCGCCTGCGAAAAAGTTCAGTTCGAAGGCAAGTTCTACCGCAAGGACATCGGCAAGAAGGGCCTTGCAAGACTCGCAAAATAA
- the purE gene encoding 5-(carboxyamino)imidazole ribonucleotide mutase, which produces MDLKENAKVGIVAGSKSDQETVDKITAVLDQFGIAWEFNILSAHRTPNATAKYAREAAGRGLQVLIGVAGLAAALPGVLAGHTILPVIGLPCAGGPLNGVDALHSIVQMPPGIPVATVGIGNGKNAGYLAVHIVALSDAAVREKLVAYRKGLGDIEV; this is translated from the coding sequence ATGGATTTGAAAGAAAATGCAAAGGTCGGTATCGTTGCGGGTAGCAAGTCCGACCAGGAAACTGTAGACAAGATCACCGCGGTGCTCGACCAGTTCGGCATCGCTTGGGAATTCAACATCCTCTCTGCACACCGCACCCCGAACGCCACCGCGAAGTATGCTCGCGAAGCCGCCGGGCGAGGCCTCCAGGTCCTCATCGGTGTTGCTGGCCTCGCTGCAGCCCTCCCGGGCGTGCTCGCAGGGCACACGATTCTTCCGGTGATTGGTCTGCCCTGCGCCGGCGGCCCGCTCAACGGCGTCGATGCTCTGCACTCCATCGTGCAGATGCCCCCGGGAATCCCGGTGGCCACGGTCGGCATCGGTAACGGCAAGAATGCCGGTTACCTCGCCGTCCACATCGTCGCCCTCTCTGATGCCGCTGTTCGCGAAAAGCTCGTCGCTTACCGCAAGGGCCTCGGAGATATAGAGGTCTGA
- a CDS encoding DUF3108 domain-containing protein, whose amino-acid sequence MTASFAGEPNLPVVQAPWMKGEKLIYDLCWGPITAGSASLEVKPIKDGKTEFLTFATGNKTINKIYPVNDTIYTRVRNKGLMTEVFRKTLHEGSYHNKSVIRFDRKGEKAWLSDTVFLDPPEKRQVKRSADTAVAIQGMEHSIISAFYWVRTMPLTVGDTSRFAAVSGKKRYELKVLVHGKEELETAIGKVKTVKVEPVLDGDGIFNSKGRIFIWLTDDDKRIPVLMQCEIALGSIKAKLVSK is encoded by the coding sequence GTGACTGCGTCTTTCGCCGGTGAGCCCAACTTGCCTGTGGTTCAAGCGCCTTGGATGAAGGGCGAAAAGTTGATTTACGATTTGTGCTGGGGGCCGATTACTGCGGGTTCTGCGTCGCTAGAGGTGAAACCTATCAAGGACGGCAAGACGGAGTTCCTCACGTTCGCGACGGGCAACAAGACCATCAATAAGATTTATCCGGTCAACGATACCATCTATACACGTGTGCGCAACAAGGGCCTGATGACGGAGGTTTTCCGCAAGACGCTCCATGAGGGCAGCTACCACAACAAGTCCGTTATTCGCTTTGACCGCAAGGGCGAGAAGGCCTGGCTCTCGGACACGGTATTCCTGGACCCTCCCGAAAAAAGACAGGTCAAGCGCTCTGCCGATACCGCGGTCGCTATCCAGGGCATGGAACACAGCATTATTTCTGCCTTCTACTGGGTGCGGACGATGCCGTTGACGGTGGGGGATACCTCCCGTTTTGCCGCCGTGAGCGGGAAAAAACGTTATGAACTGAAGGTGCTTGTCCATGGGAAAGAAGAATTAGAAACGGCTATCGGCAAGGTCAAGACGGTCAAAGTGGAGCCCGTGCTCGACGGCGACGGAATTTTCAACTCCAAGGGCCGGATTTTCATCTGGTTGACGGACGATGACAAGCGTATTCCCGTGCTGATGCAGTGCGAAATAGCTCTTGGGAGCATCAAGGCCAAGTTGGTCTCAAAATAG
- the rimO gene encoding 30S ribosomal protein S12 methylthiotransferase RimO: MPTKKPKVFVVHLGCAKNQVDAENLVGEMLHAGFATCDTAAKADYILVNTCGFIEAAKEESINAILAQIKGKKAKQKLIVSGCLSGRYGDELIKELPEVDYWVGTYKPGELLKKMGIVAPQTCDAENLPRMNLGGFNHHAYLKIAEGCNRRCAYCAIPLIRGKQVSRSIEDIVEEAKELEKQGVKEITLIAQDTTYFGREKGKKGGTLAQLLKAILDNTNIPWIRTLYWYPMFVDDELLDLMATEPRLVKYVDMPIQHASDNMLKNMKRNYRKKELVDILHKIRERIPGVTLRTTVLVGFPGETHEDFEELMELLQDVQFDHLGGFVFSPEEGTPVMEMDLPAVDESEARARLDAVTDLQEELDAEHAESMIGKTVRIIIDQVAEESEYHFYGRTEGNSMENDDIVKVLEGDADVGEFYDALVVDAEPHELIVKIVE, from the coding sequence ATGCCCACAAAGAAGCCCAAAGTTTTCGTTGTCCACTTAGGATGCGCCAAAAACCAGGTCGATGCGGAGAACCTCGTCGGCGAAATGCTGCACGCGGGGTTTGCGACCTGCGACACTGCCGCCAAGGCAGACTACATCCTGGTGAACACCTGCGGTTTCATCGAGGCGGCAAAAGAAGAATCCATCAATGCGATTCTTGCCCAAATCAAGGGTAAAAAGGCAAAACAAAAGCTGATTGTCTCGGGCTGCCTCTCAGGGCGCTATGGTGACGAGCTCATCAAGGAACTACCCGAGGTGGACTACTGGGTGGGCACGTACAAGCCGGGCGAACTCCTGAAGAAGATGGGCATTGTCGCACCGCAGACCTGTGACGCCGAAAATCTCCCGCGCATGAACCTCGGCGGTTTTAACCACCACGCCTATCTGAAGATTGCCGAAGGATGTAACCGCCGCTGCGCCTACTGCGCAATCCCCTTGATTCGCGGCAAGCAAGTTTCCCGAAGCATCGAAGACATTGTCGAAGAGGCAAAAGAACTTGAAAAGCAAGGCGTCAAAGAAATCACCCTCATCGCACAAGACACGACCTACTTTGGCCGTGAAAAGGGCAAGAAGGGCGGCACACTCGCTCAGCTTTTGAAGGCGATTCTAGACAACACGAACATTCCCTGGATACGCACGCTTTACTGGTATCCGATGTTCGTAGACGACGAACTGCTGGACCTGATGGCAACCGAACCGCGCCTCGTGAAGTATGTGGACATGCCAATCCAGCATGCAAGCGACAACATGCTCAAGAACATGAAGCGCAATTACCGCAAGAAGGAACTCGTGGACATTCTGCACAAGATCCGCGAACGCATTCCGGGAGTTACCTTGCGTACAACGGTGCTAGTCGGGTTCCCCGGCGAGACACACGAAGATTTTGAAGAGTTGATGGAACTGCTGCAAGACGTGCAGTTTGACCACCTGGGCGGTTTCGTGTTCAGCCCCGAAGAAGGCACACCCGTGATGGAGATGGACCTCCCCGCCGTCGACGAAAGCGAAGCACGCGCAAGGCTCGACGCGGTGACAGACTTGCAAGAAGAACTCGATGCCGAACATGCCGAGTCAATGATCGGGAAGACCGTCCGCATCATCATCGACCAAGTGGCAGAAGAAAGCGAATACCACTTCTACGGTCGCACCGAAGGCAACTCGATGGAGAACGACGACATCGTGAAAGTGCTCGAAGGCGACGCCGACGTGGGCGAATTCTACGACGCACTGGTCGTGGATGCGGAACCGCATGAGCTAATTGTGAAGATAGTAGAATAG
- a CDS encoding SPOR domain-containing protein, with amino-acid sequence MKSLSAYKLSMGALACAFLVACNTGEEDVVPQMNKSKATPSAQAPKKADAPAEEEPELVPLKSLSGDKTAEAPAEVAAPAPAKAAPFVSGSVQPQQDGQYVIQVGIKPTKKSAQAIANKLAESNISAYLAEVENPGELEGTYYRVRVGFFSSIADAQTYGKEVIGALNFDWWVDNRSNDHVGNPAGESYYNNSQSYEDTQSYEEPAPEPEPEPEPQPQAQPQPQPQPQPQAQPQPQPQAQPQPQPQAQPQPQPQAQPQPQPQAQPQPQPQAQPQPQPQAQPKPQPQAQPQPQPQPQAQPKPQPQAQPQQQAEEVEVEEVVEEIVEEAPADGDDWE; translated from the coding sequence ATGAAATCTCTTTCGGCTTATAAACTCAGCATGGGCGCACTTGCCTGTGCGTTCCTCGTCGCTTGTAATACCGGCGAAGAAGATGTCGTCCCCCAGATGAACAAATCCAAGGCAACTCCTTCTGCGCAGGCTCCTAAAAAGGCCGACGCTCCTGCAGAAGAAGAACCGGAACTGGTCCCCTTGAAATCGCTTTCCGGCGACAAGACAGCCGAAGCCCCTGCGGAAGTCGCAGCTCCCGCCCCGGCAAAAGCAGCTCCGTTCGTGAGCGGAAGCGTCCAGCCCCAGCAAGACGGACAGTACGTTATCCAGGTCGGCATCAAGCCAACCAAGAAGTCTGCCCAGGCTATCGCCAACAAGCTTGCCGAAAGTAACATCAGCGCTTATCTGGCCGAAGTTGAAAACCCGGGCGAACTGGAAGGTACATATTACCGCGTCCGCGTCGGCTTCTTCTCCTCCATCGCTGACGCCCAGACCTACGGCAAGGAAGTCATTGGCGCCTTGAACTTCGATTGGTGGGTAGACAACCGCAGCAACGACCATGTCGGCAACCCCGCTGGCGAAAGCTACTACAACAATTCGCAGTCCTACGAAGATACGCAATCTTACGAGGAGCCCGCTCCTGAACCGGAGCCGGAACCGGAACCGCAGCCGCAGGCTCAGCCGCAACCGCAGCCCCAGCCCCAGCCGCAAGCTCAACCGCAGCCCCAGCCGCAGGCTCAACCGCAGCCTCAGCCGCAGGCTCAACCGCAGCCCCAGCCGCAGGCCCAACCGCAGCCGCAGCCGCAGGCTCAGCCGCAACCGCAGCCGCAGGCCCAACCGCAGCCCCAGCCGCAGGCTCAACCAAAGCCGCAGCCGCAGGCTCAGCCACAACCGCAGCCCCAGCCGCAAGCTCAGCCAAAGCCGCAACCGCAAGCCCAGCCGCAGCAGCAAGCTGAAGAAGTTGAAGTCGAAGAGGTCGTGGAAGAAATTGTCGAAGAGGCCCCTGCCGACGGAGACGATTGGGAATAA
- the rpsU gene encoding 30S ribosomal protein S21: MIGVIVKSNEPFERALKRFTKSCEKNGIISDVKKRQRFEKPSEEKKRIETAARRKRLKEIADQNRKRLY, translated from the coding sequence GTGATCGGCGTAATTGTTAAGTCCAACGAACCTTTTGAACGCGCTCTCAAGCGTTTCACCAAGTCCTGCGAAAAGAACGGCATCATCTCCGATGTCAAGAAGCGCCAGCGCTTCGAAAAGCCTTCCGAAGAAAAGAAGCGCATCGAAACGGCTGCCCGCCGCAAGCGCTTGAAAGAAATCGCTGACCAGAACCGCAAGCGTCTCTACTAA
- a CDS encoding GatB/YqeY domain-containing protein, with amino-acid sequence MSSALLTRILDDIKAAMKAHDSETLGTLRTLHSDIKNEAMKSGATPAQITESITDEMCVDVLARSVKQKQEAIEILKKGGFMDKIPAEEACIALYRKYMPAEMTEDEVKALIAEIKAATGASSPKDMGKIMKELSPKVKGRFDAKRASVLVQEALK; translated from the coding sequence ATGAGCAGTGCATTGCTGACAAGAATTCTCGACGATATCAAGGCCGCCATGAAGGCGCACGATTCCGAAACGCTCGGAACGCTCCGTACACTCCATTCCGACATCAAGAACGAAGCCATGAAGTCTGGTGCCACTCCCGCACAGATTACCGAGAGCATCACCGACGAGATGTGTGTCGACGTGCTTGCCCGCAGCGTGAAGCAGAAGCAGGAAGCCATCGAGATCCTCAAGAAGGGCGGCTTCATGGACAAGATTCCTGCCGAAGAAGCTTGCATCGCGCTCTACCGCAAGTACATGCCGGCAGAAATGACCGAAGACGAAGTCAAGGCCCTCATCGCCGAAATCAAGGCGGCGACCGGAGCCTCTAGCCCCAAAGACATGGGCAAGATCATGAAGGAACTCTCCCCGAAGGTCAAGGGCCGTTTCGACGCCAAGCGCGCATCTGTCTTGGTGCAAGAAGCGCTTAAGTAA
- a CDS encoding sigma 54-interacting transcriptional regulator has translation MPTSQSKIQELELLYKISSILNQTLDFESVAHPILEVVESTMGVEHATLTLYNRHTGEISIEIAEGLSSRQARKGRYKVGEGITGRVVETGKPIIIPSVAKDPDFLDRTGRGKTEDKAFLCVPVIMEHQVIGAFSADVQNPVEDELPEKLRLLEIIAQMLAAAVKLRREAREENEILKAENERLTLELKDRFQPDNIIGRSSEMQRVYAQIDQVSRSPLPALIVGEVGTGKGLVAEAIHYRSDRNMGPFVRVHCASMPESVLDRELFGSVRGALVGVFAETPGRVEQAEGGTLFLDEVGELSPNLQVKLLRLLQNGDVERIGARIAKKVNVRVIAATTKNLQQMVEEGTFREDLYYQLHIFPIYVPPLRNRKTDIVLLADHFVEHYCRIVGKNVRRLARTTINMLMSYPWPGNVRELENGIERAVLVADEDVIYPHHFPTTLQTAETSGTPVSGNLKRMVEAYEKDIICDALKSSKGKIAAAARSLSTTPRILTYKINQLGIDLAGFGK, from the coding sequence ATGCCCACCTCGCAATCCAAAATCCAGGAACTGGAACTGCTCTACAAGATCAGTTCCATCTTGAACCAGACGCTTGATTTCGAGAGCGTTGCGCACCCGATTTTGGAAGTGGTTGAATCTACGATGGGCGTGGAGCACGCAACCCTTACTCTTTACAACCGCCACACGGGCGAAATCTCGATTGAAATTGCGGAAGGCTTGAGCAGCCGCCAGGCGCGCAAAGGCCGCTACAAGGTGGGCGAGGGCATCACGGGCCGTGTCGTGGAGACCGGCAAGCCCATTATCATTCCCTCGGTCGCAAAAGACCCGGACTTTTTGGACCGTACGGGGCGTGGCAAGACGGAAGACAAGGCGTTCCTCTGCGTGCCTGTGATTATGGAGCATCAGGTGATTGGCGCCTTCAGTGCCGATGTGCAGAATCCCGTGGAAGATGAACTTCCCGAGAAACTTCGTTTGTTGGAAATCATTGCGCAGATGCTCGCGGCTGCCGTGAAACTCCGCCGTGAGGCACGTGAAGAAAACGAAATCCTCAAGGCCGAAAACGAACGTTTGACGCTCGAACTCAAGGATCGCTTCCAGCCCGACAATATCATCGGGCGTTCGAGCGAGATGCAGCGCGTGTATGCGCAGATTGACCAGGTTTCCCGCAGCCCCCTGCCCGCACTCATCGTGGGCGAGGTCGGTACGGGCAAGGGGCTCGTGGCTGAGGCAATTCATTACCGTTCCGACCGCAACATGGGCCCGTTCGTCCGCGTCCATTGCGCCTCGATGCCGGAATCGGTCTTGGACCGCGAACTTTTCGGCAGCGTACGTGGAGCCCTCGTGGGTGTATTTGCCGAGACGCCTGGCCGCGTAGAACAGGCTGAAGGCGGAACGCTGTTCCTTGACGAAGTGGGTGAACTTTCGCCTAACCTTCAGGTGAAACTTTTACGCCTGTTGCAGAACGGCGATGTGGAACGCATTGGTGCTCGCATCGCGAAGAAGGTGAATGTGCGCGTGATTGCGGCCACCACAAAGAATTTACAGCAGATGGTCGAAGAAGGAACCTTCCGCGAAGACCTCTATTATCAACTGCATATCTTCCCGATTTATGTACCGCCGCTGCGCAACCGCAAGACGGACATCGTGCTGTTGGCGGATCATTTTGTGGAACACTACTGCCGCATCGTGGGCAAGAACGTGCGCCGCCTCGCGCGTACCACCATCAACATGCTCATGAGCTATCCGTGGCCCGGAAACGTGCGTGAACTTGAAAACGGAATTGAACGTGCCGTGCTTGTGGCTGACGAAGACGTGATTTATCCGCACCATTTCCCGACCACGCTCCAGACCGCAGAAACAAGCGGTACTCCCGTCTCTGGAAATTTAAAGCGCATGGTGGAGGCCTACGAAAAGGACATCATTTGCGATGCCCTCAAGAGCAGCAAGGGAAAGATTGCCGCCGCCGCCCGCAGCCTCTCTACAACACCGCGTATCCTTACGTATAAAATAAACCAGCTTGGAATAGACCTCGCTGGTTTCGGGAAGTGA